The following are encoded in a window of Roseimaritima ulvae genomic DNA:
- a CDS encoding TIR domain-containing protein produces MSRTGHGLVLLYRRVITWLFGYDYFISYCHGDADHYVHSLQKRLSHKRLGFVDSSPEGLYVGCRLSHRVTKALRRSKVLIVVYTDSVRQRRWTRLESRYFKTVRPARPFLPISAAANTETLQGQLATLYDSDRAELAEILRVWLDGDAANVPTSTDIDPLWAVEVEVDDLHHAEPSERVIYKIEDAFKWMSVPQKGFCAVVTLLLFSALAIGLSWVQFSNNRANQILADLSRRMGKENIEERGTEGAKFYLSADIRSADLADSARLHGGDMKDEFAEVTTALRRYDFYRRWGGALFHYQGVHLAYRSVSDAVAKPTKPFPATLVEVRLSGQHLSDGWLDSLQNCHGCHLLSLRFEDIASEPKLIDVLNTLCVEDLRVSRCRGVDVDTFNNLSDEACLALKAVALSELDAFVVQSDADEQAFAQFLQRCRHLESLRMLEMPRCRFSEITAQAISEHPSLSNCDSDRDIQPRMLSEEFLVAWDKRWNGRRRISAGIQDIEQADIQELEQVE; encoded by the coding sequence ATGTCACGCACTGGTCACGGTTTAGTCCTGCTGTACCGGCGAGTCATTACTTGGCTGTTCGGCTACGACTACTTCATCTCTTACTGCCACGGTGATGCAGACCACTACGTCCATAGCTTGCAGAAACGGCTGTCTCACAAGCGCCTGGGGTTTGTTGACTCTTCGCCCGAAGGCCTCTACGTCGGTTGCCGACTGTCACACCGGGTGACGAAGGCGCTGCGGCGAAGCAAAGTTCTGATTGTCGTCTATACGGACTCTGTCCGGCAGAGGCGGTGGACCCGACTTGAATCTCGCTACTTCAAAACGGTTCGGCCCGCCCGTCCCTTCCTGCCCATATCGGCTGCCGCCAACACCGAAACGCTCCAGGGGCAATTGGCCACGCTCTATGATTCCGATCGGGCTGAACTGGCGGAGATCTTGCGAGTCTGGCTGGATGGCGACGCCGCGAACGTTCCCACCAGCACTGACATCGACCCGCTTTGGGCGGTCGAAGTCGAAGTGGATGACCTTCATCACGCCGAGCCCAGCGAGAGAGTGATTTACAAGATTGAGGACGCCTTCAAATGGATGTCGGTGCCTCAAAAAGGCTTCTGTGCCGTCGTCACCCTGTTGCTCTTTTCCGCCCTGGCCATCGGACTTAGCTGGGTTCAGTTTTCCAACAACCGAGCGAATCAGATCCTGGCGGATCTATCGCGGCGAATGGGCAAGGAAAACATCGAAGAGAGGGGGACGGAGGGGGCGAAGTTCTATCTTTCCGCGGATATCCGGTCGGCCGACCTCGCCGACAGCGCGAGACTTCACGGGGGCGACATGAAAGACGAGTTTGCGGAAGTGACCACTGCGCTCCGCCGCTACGACTTCTATCGTCGATGGGGTGGAGCGCTTTTCCATTACCAAGGTGTCCACCTGGCTTACCGATCCGTGTCGGATGCAGTTGCCAAGCCAACGAAGCCCTTCCCGGCAACCCTGGTCGAAGTTCGCCTATCCGGACAACACCTCAGCGACGGGTGGCTGGACTCACTGCAGAACTGCCACGGTTGCCACCTACTCTCGCTTCGCTTCGAAGACATCGCCTCGGAACCGAAATTGATCGATGTCCTGAACACGCTGTGCGTAGAAGACTTGCGTGTCAGCCGATGCCGGGGCGTTGATGTCGATACGTTCAATAATCTCAGCGATGAGGCGTGCCTGGCCTTAAAAGCGGTGGCGCTGTCGGAACTCGATGCATTTGTTGTGCAGTCCGATGCAGACGAACAAGCCTTTGCCCAGTTCCTGCAGCGTTGCCGGCACCTCGAGTCTTTGCGTATGCTCGAAATGCCTAGATGCCGATTTTCAGAAATCACAGCCCAAGCTATTTCGGAACATCCGTCGCTATCCAACTGTGACAGCGACCGAGACATCCAGCCTCGGATGCTCTCGGAGGAATTCCTGGTCGCTTGGGACAAACGATGGAACGGCCGTCGGCGGATCTCTGCAGGGATCCAAGACATCGAACAGGCCGACATTCAGGAACTTGAACAAGTTGAGTGA